A genomic segment from Leptospira fainei serovar Hurstbridge str. BUT 6 encodes:
- a CDS encoding RrF2 family transcriptional regulator, which yields MATNKRFSVAVHTLATVGYHQRKDSLPVTSEDVARSVDTNPVVIRNLIRSLKAAGIVESKEGKGGGLFLSRDPNSVTLGDIYQALEPSPVLKENDGSILKACPVSSNIKHILKPLLKDADKAVVEVLSHTTLEQIIQAIPH from the coding sequence ATGGCTACAAACAAACGATTTTCGGTGGCAGTCCATACGCTCGCTACTGTCGGTTATCACCAAAGAAAAGATTCTCTGCCGGTTACTTCGGAGGATGTGGCGAGAAGCGTCGATACGAACCCTGTCGTAATACGCAATCTGATTCGTTCGTTAAAGGCAGCCGGAATCGTGGAATCGAAAGAAGGGAAGGGCGGCGGACTTTTTCTTTCTCGCGATCCTAACTCCGTAACTCTCGGAGATATTTACCAAGCCCTTGAACCGTCTCCGGTTTTAAAGGAAAACGACGGTTCAATCTTAAAGGCCTGTCCGGTTAGTTCCAATATCAAACACATACTGAAACCTCTGCTAAAAGATGCAGACAAAGCGGTCGTTGAAGTTCTTTCCCATACTACGTTGGAGCAAATCATTCAAGCGATCCCGCATTGA
- a CDS encoding diguanylate cyclase codes for MNLFSYMRERFKRSKILSKTFVLILLILASSIFFSVNESGAESGKSPSEDSEPLKLDTRSPEEILLSKEIFYMKDSTKSLPANEIIGGEYDSAFRRNTNRIPNFGYDSSPYWLHFKIEVEEPLSEERFLKIEYPHLDKIDLYWKDTLGREGEFHTGDSFPFKERPFNDRFFVFPLPLEDKSVVEVYFKVESEGSLTVPTYLTTRTRLEESSKISLLFNGIFFGALGVMVFYNFFLFLGIREKAYLYYTIVVFAFTLFAVLGSGYGFWLFLSDYPKFLAYLFVAVAAIAMIFLGLFSAEYLQTKNSHPRLHIALQGIIAVWIVYLLSAIYVPLRILLPISAILPILEILLLVVISVLRVFQNDRKAKIFLAAWVLGLIGTIIFSLNRLGVYDSEPVASGALKFGLLSNVILLSLGLVDRINTFRKEKDEYKERADQLLELSLLDPLTGVANRRFFDQELDREWNRSVRTERPLSLLMIDVDYFKAFNDTYGHLKGDEVLERVAQSLKECLNRSSDMISRYGGEEFGVILPDTPVEGAIVVALNMLQTVEDMNILHEKSPFSRVTVSIGVSSNLDREIHSPEELLGIADKNLYDAKSFGRNHIRH; via the coding sequence GTGAATCTTTTCAGCTATATGCGAGAACGCTTTAAACGATCAAAGATACTAAGTAAAACGTTTGTCCTAATTTTACTGATTCTCGCATCTTCTATTTTCTTTTCTGTTAATGAAAGCGGGGCAGAATCCGGAAAAAGTCCGTCAGAAGATTCCGAACCGCTCAAACTAGATACACGCTCTCCTGAAGAAATTCTTCTGTCCAAAGAGATCTTCTATATGAAGGACTCGACGAAATCGCTTCCCGCAAATGAAATTATCGGCGGAGAATACGATTCTGCATTCCGAAGAAATACCAATCGAATTCCTAATTTCGGTTATGATTCCAGTCCATATTGGCTCCATTTTAAGATAGAGGTGGAGGAGCCGCTATCCGAGGAAAGATTTTTAAAAATTGAATATCCGCATCTGGATAAAATCGATCTTTATTGGAAAGACACTCTCGGCAGAGAGGGCGAGTTCCATACCGGAGATTCGTTTCCCTTTAAAGAACGGCCTTTCAACGATCGGTTTTTCGTATTCCCCCTTCCCTTGGAAGATAAATCGGTCGTGGAAGTTTATTTTAAAGTGGAATCGGAAGGCTCGTTGACCGTTCCGACATACCTTACCACTCGGACCAGATTGGAAGAATCTTCCAAAATATCGCTTTTGTTTAACGGAATTTTTTTCGGAGCCCTGGGTGTGATGGTGTTTTACAACTTTTTCCTATTCTTAGGAATCCGGGAGAAGGCATACCTATATTATACTATCGTTGTTTTCGCTTTTACGTTATTCGCAGTCTTAGGATCCGGATACGGATTCTGGCTATTTTTATCCGACTACCCTAAATTTTTGGCTTATCTATTCGTGGCCGTTGCAGCGATTGCGATGATTTTTCTCGGATTGTTTTCCGCAGAGTATCTGCAAACGAAAAATTCTCATCCTCGATTACACATCGCTCTGCAGGGCATCATCGCAGTTTGGATCGTTTATCTTCTTTCTGCAATATACGTTCCTCTTCGAATCCTATTACCGATCAGCGCTATTTTACCGATTCTCGAGATTCTATTACTGGTAGTCATCTCGGTTTTACGAGTTTTCCAAAATGACAGAAAGGCTAAAATTTTTCTGGCCGCTTGGGTGTTGGGACTGATAGGAACAATTATATTTTCTTTAAATAGATTGGGGGTTTACGATTCTGAGCCGGTTGCAAGCGGGGCGTTAAAATTCGGATTATTGAGCAACGTCATACTTCTTTCCCTCGGGTTAGTGGACCGTATTAACACATTCCGAAAGGAAAAAGATGAATATAAGGAAAGAGCCGATCAACTACTGGAACTTTCTCTTTTGGATCCTTTAACCGGAGTTGCGAATCGAAGATTCTTTGATCAAGAATTGGACCGAGAATGGAATCGCTCCGTTAGAACAGAACGCCCGTTATCGCTTCTTATGATTGATGTGGATTATTTTAAAGCCTTTAACGATACGTACGGTCATTTAAAAGGTGATGAAGTTTTGGAGCGGGTGGCTCAATCCCTAAAAGAATGTTTAAATCGTTCTTCAGATATGATTTCGCGCTACGGAGGCGAAGAATTCGGGGTTATTCTGCCGGACACTCCTGTGGAGGGAGCGATTGTGGTCGCATTAAACATGTTGCAAACGGTCGAAGACATGAATATTCTTCATGAAAAAAGTCCTTTTTCCCGAGTAACGGTTTCGATAGGAGTATCGAGTAATCTAGATAGAGAGATACATTCTCCGGAAGAACTTCTTGGAATTGCGGATAAGAATTTGTACGATGCGAAATCTTTCGGTAGAAACCATATTCGTCATTAA
- a CDS encoding FMN-binding glutamate synthase family protein, whose translation MSEERIFEYLRIIDNHPWLFWSAIVGFLLVAVFIHDIVQRKHTIKHNFPIVGHIRYLFEMVGPELRQYWVANDKEEMPFNRAERSWVYATAKKQNNNFGFGTTELLYDAGYPIIKHAAFPFPEGHAKFVDGDPSMIPSLKVMGEFHRRKKMYRPPSVVNISAMSYGSLGERAVSALNQGAKLARCYHNTGEGGLSPFHGFGADVMWQLGTGYFGARDEHGRFSMDKFLERLAGNPNVRAIEIKLSQGAKPGKGGILPGAKVTSEIAKIRGIKPGQDCVSPNAHSEFKDVEGLINFIEKIAEQTGLPVGIKSAVGETKFWEELAKRMKETGKGPDFITIDGGEGGTGAAPLTFTDHVSLPFKVGFARVYTIFQEEKLSDNIVWIGSGKLGFPDRTIIAFAMGCDLIHVAREAMMSIGCIQAQKCHTGHCPTGIATQSKWLQAGLDVSIKADRAANYIKGFRKELLSVAHACGYEHPLQFTGHDIEIGAGQNRFRTLTEVLQYEREPVRFTTMMDYTSFIPQKT comes from the coding sequence ATGTCTGAAGAACGGATCTTCGAGTATTTAAGAATCATAGACAATCATCCTTGGTTATTTTGGTCGGCAATCGTCGGATTTCTTTTAGTCGCCGTTTTTATCCACGATATAGTTCAAAGAAAGCACACAATCAAACACAACTTCCCTATCGTGGGTCATATTCGATACCTATTCGAAATGGTCGGACCCGAGTTAAGGCAATATTGGGTCGCGAACGATAAGGAAGAGATGCCCTTCAATCGTGCCGAACGATCCTGGGTGTATGCGACCGCAAAAAAACAGAATAATAATTTCGGCTTCGGAACAACGGAACTTTTATACGACGCAGGATATCCGATCATAAAGCATGCCGCATTTCCGTTTCCGGAAGGACATGCTAAGTTCGTAGATGGAGATCCCTCGATGATCCCGTCCTTGAAAGTCATGGGTGAATTTCATCGCAGAAAAAAAATGTATCGCCCTCCGTCCGTAGTTAATATCTCCGCAATGTCTTACGGATCATTAGGGGAAAGAGCGGTCTCCGCTTTGAATCAGGGTGCGAAATTAGCCCGCTGTTATCATAATACCGGCGAAGGTGGTCTATCTCCGTTTCACGGGTTTGGCGCCGACGTGATGTGGCAATTAGGGACCGGATATTTCGGAGCTCGAGACGAACACGGCCGCTTTTCGATGGACAAGTTTTTGGAGCGCCTTGCAGGAAATCCGAACGTGAGAGCTATTGAAATCAAACTCTCTCAGGGAGCCAAACCGGGTAAAGGCGGCATACTGCCTGGGGCGAAAGTCACATCGGAGATTGCGAAAATTCGAGGAATAAAGCCGGGTCAGGATTGCGTTTCACCCAATGCGCATTCCGAATTCAAGGATGTGGAAGGTCTGATTAATTTCATCGAAAAGATCGCCGAGCAAACAGGGCTCCCCGTAGGAATCAAAAGTGCAGTCGGTGAGACTAAATTTTGGGAAGAACTGGCTAAGCGAATGAAAGAAACCGGAAAAGGACCGGACTTTATCACGATCGACGGAGGAGAAGGCGGAACGGGAGCTGCCCCTCTAACGTTTACGGACCATGTTTCCTTACCGTTCAAGGTCGGTTTTGCGCGAGTTTATACGATTTTTCAAGAGGAAAAGTTATCCGATAATATCGTATGGATCGGGAGCGGTAAATTAGGTTTTCCTGATCGAACTATCATAGCCTTTGCGATGGGTTGTGATTTGATACATGTCGCACGCGAAGCTATGATGTCCATCGGCTGTATTCAAGCTCAAAAATGTCATACCGGACACTGCCCTACTGGAATTGCAACCCAGAGTAAATGGCTACAAGCCGGGCTTGATGTCTCCATTAAGGCCGATCGGGCAGCGAACTATATCAAGGGATTCAGAAAGGAATTACTCTCCGTCGCGCACGCGTGCGGATACGAGCATCCGCTGCAATTTACCGGGCATGATATAGAAATCGGAGCCGGACAAAATCGGTTTCGAACCTTAACCGAAGTTCTGCAATATGAACGCGAGCCTGTTCGATTCACGACGATGATGGACTATACGAGC
- a CDS encoding AMP-binding protein, giving the protein MEPSKLPILNSQTLYYMMKVSAETFKDHPAQFYKPDGKSYRAVSYGELYQIVLRIGLGLTSIGVNRKENVALIADSGHRWLWVSMGITNIGCVDVPRGTDSTSEDLIYILNHSEARVAFVENAVVLRKIASNPDSFPYLKVVILFEPSSHIGPNLPFKLLHLDDLISLGDRWIQDKGEMEFHKRGESVSEDELATIVYTSGTTGRPKGVMLSHKNILFNVDMSLSIDDIQFSAEDRTMAYLPPWHIAERLIETGCIRIGASEAFTSISSLGQDLQEIRPTFLLSVPRVWESFYNKIYDKLREASPLGKFLFKVFQGTASTFHKYRSRLLGLEYMLERVSIFREFGRRLVALFFVMLLFPANLIAMAAFSKIRQGLGGKLKFALSGAGALPEYVDRFFNSIGIPILEGYGMTELGGVSTRRRLNSITVGTLGRCIPGVEIKLIDEQGKEIHEPGIKGVAWHKGPHVMMGYYKDPEKTAEIIVDGWLNSGDLLLWTVQGELKYAGRAKDTIVLLGGENLEPEPIEFALTQSELIVQAMIVGHDKKAVSALLVPDWEVLDKQLRDWKSRLLQEIQDPNSDPDVRELFKKEIKDLVSSKNGFKNFEKVSNFYLLPKKFEPGDELTMTMKVRRNIVTDKYKDAINDLYR; this is encoded by the coding sequence ATGGAACCTTCCAAACTGCCTATACTAAATTCACAGACGTTATATTACATGATGAAGGTTTCCGCCGAAACTTTTAAGGACCATCCGGCTCAATTTTATAAGCCCGACGGAAAGTCTTATAGAGCGGTTTCTTACGGTGAATTGTATCAAATAGTGTTGCGAATCGGACTCGGATTAACTTCGATCGGAGTCAATAGGAAAGAAAACGTAGCGTTGATTGCCGATTCCGGTCATCGTTGGCTTTGGGTCAGTATGGGGATTACGAATATCGGATGCGTGGACGTTCCAAGAGGAACGGATTCTACTTCCGAGGATTTGATTTATATCCTGAATCATTCGGAAGCTCGGGTCGCTTTCGTCGAAAATGCGGTCGTGCTTAGAAAGATAGCCTCTAATCCGGATTCATTTCCTTATCTGAAAGTCGTAATTCTATTCGAACCTTCCTCACATATAGGCCCGAACTTACCGTTTAAATTACTGCATCTAGACGACTTAATCTCGTTAGGCGACCGTTGGATTCAGGATAAGGGGGAAATGGAATTTCATAAACGTGGAGAGTCCGTTTCTGAAGATGAATTAGCCACGATCGTCTATACCTCCGGAACTACGGGACGACCTAAAGGGGTAATGCTTTCTCACAAGAATATTCTTTTTAACGTGGACATGTCCCTTTCCATCGATGATATTCAGTTCAGCGCCGAAGATCGTACGATGGCTTATTTGCCTCCATGGCATATTGCGGAAAGACTAATCGAAACAGGGTGTATTCGGATCGGAGCGTCCGAGGCGTTTACCTCGATTTCTAGTCTTGGTCAGGATTTGCAGGAAATTCGGCCTACGTTTTTGCTTTCCGTCCCCCGCGTATGGGAAAGTTTTTATAATAAGATTTATGATAAGCTGAGAGAAGCCTCCCCGCTCGGCAAATTTCTATTCAAGGTATTCCAAGGAACGGCTTCGACATTTCATAAATATAGAAGTCGCCTACTCGGTTTGGAATATATGCTGGAGCGAGTTTCAATCTTTCGTGAGTTCGGGCGAAGATTGGTCGCATTATTCTTCGTTATGTTACTATTTCCCGCTAATCTGATTGCTATGGCGGCTTTTTCGAAGATTAGACAAGGATTAGGAGGAAAGCTTAAATTTGCTCTTTCCGGGGCGGGAGCCTTGCCGGAATATGTTGATCGATTCTTCAATTCCATCGGAATTCCAATCTTAGAAGGTTACGGCATGACCGAATTAGGAGGAGTCTCAACAAGAAGAAGATTAAACTCCATTACGGTCGGAACGTTAGGCCGTTGCATTCCGGGAGTTGAGATCAAACTGATCGACGAGCAAGGTAAAGAAATTCACGAGCCGGGTATAAAAGGAGTCGCATGGCATAAAGGCCCTCACGTCATGATGGGCTATTATAAGGACCCGGAGAAAACGGCGGAAATCATTGTGGATGGATGGCTGAATTCGGGAGACCTATTGCTTTGGACAGTGCAGGGAGAATTAAAATATGCGGGTAGAGCTAAAGATACGATTGTTCTTTTGGGCGGCGAGAATTTAGAACCCGAACCGATCGAATTTGCGCTAACACAAAGCGAATTAATCGTACAAGCGATGATTGTAGGGCACGATAAAAAGGCGGTGAGCGCCTTACTAGTACCGGATTGGGAAGTTCTGGATAAACAATTAAGAGACTGGAAATCCAGATTGCTGCAGGAAATTCAGGACCCGAATTCCGATCCAGATGTAAGAGAACTCTTTAAGAAAGAAATTAAAGATCTCGTTTCCTCTAAAAACGGATTCAAGAATTTCGAAAAAGTCTCCAATTTCTATCTCTTGCCGAAAAAATTCGAACCGGGAGATGAACTCACGATGACGATGAAAGTGCGAAGGAATATAGTCACAGATAAATATAAAGATGCGATCAACGATCTGTACCGATAA
- a CDS encoding polysaccharide deacetylase family protein: MNRFQRPIFAIIFISLFFFSFSVDSTPVKNFLNPDSPKERKDQDATKDKPPLPKPPVSESESSGNTVKSEKPNLEAKATIKKEESDGSEKEGSSSSIKKKSRTKTRSNRQNNDKETKKNQVPKSYENAVPGVSGLPPKANYDVSKENSNGSGHGKGIPVLCYHHLVDNGNPMGGYNLDPSLLEEQFKYLKNLGYQTVSLDQFYAYIQGKAGADFPKKPILLTFDDGSLTHKTVLVPLLKKYGFRASIFIYPTAISNPKYKFYLSWSELKEALDSGVLDLGSHTVYHPKLPAMKRAEIRKQLKDSKSILESKTGKTVQDLAYPFGLYDVRVIEEAKAAGYRMAFTVNPGKNVVNTYAYTIHRSLIPWGQSQSRFNSILSASPPNKIKLGILDGSWVKPGETFSVTVEGLDPNTVKMQIRGKDAIQSRKSGTEYSVRIPDFKTKTSYPPFVISGKTPDGRKSETQFLFVNRKEFSKDPD; encoded by the coding sequence ATGAACCGTTTTCAACGACCCATCTTTGCCATCATTTTCATATCCCTATTTTTTTTCTCATTTTCCGTCGATTCGACTCCGGTAAAAAATTTTTTGAATCCAGATTCTCCAAAGGAAAGAAAGGATCAGGATGCGACGAAAGATAAGCCCCCCTTACCGAAGCCGCCGGTCTCGGAATCGGAATCGTCCGGAAATACTGTAAAATCCGAAAAGCCGAATCTTGAGGCAAAAGCAACGATCAAGAAAGAAGAATCGGATGGCTCGGAGAAAGAAGGGTCGTCTTCCTCTATAAAAAAGAAGAGTAGGACAAAAACGCGCTCGAATCGTCAAAATAACGATAAAGAGACAAAAAAAAACCAAGTTCCTAAATCCTATGAGAATGCCGTTCCGGGGGTTTCCGGATTGCCGCCAAAGGCAAATTACGACGTCAGTAAGGAAAATTCAAACGGTTCCGGACACGGGAAAGGGATTCCGGTTCTTTGTTATCACCATTTAGTCGATAATGGAAACCCGATGGGTGGCTATAATCTAGACCCTAGTTTATTGGAAGAACAGTTCAAATATTTGAAGAATCTAGGGTACCAAACGGTTAGTCTGGATCAATTTTACGCGTACATTCAAGGAAAGGCGGGCGCAGATTTCCCGAAAAAGCCCATTCTACTCACCTTTGATGACGGCTCGCTCACGCACAAAACCGTTCTTGTCCCTTTATTAAAAAAATACGGATTTAGGGCCTCTATCTTCATTTATCCGACCGCAATTTCCAATCCAAAGTATAAATTCTATTTAAGCTGGTCCGAGCTGAAGGAAGCTTTAGATAGCGGAGTTTTGGATTTGGGTTCGCATACGGTTTACCACCCAAAACTACCCGCGATGAAACGGGCTGAGATTCGTAAACAGTTGAAAGATTCAAAATCTATACTGGAGTCAAAAACCGGAAAAACCGTTCAAGATCTTGCCTATCCATTCGGATTGTACGATGTACGCGTAATCGAAGAAGCAAAGGCTGCAGGTTACCGAATGGCATTTACCGTGAATCCCGGCAAAAACGTAGTTAATACTTACGCCTACACGATTCATCGTTCCTTAATTCCTTGGGGACAATCTCAATCAAGATTTAACTCGATTCTCAGCGCTAGTCCGCCGAATAAAATCAAATTAGGTATTCTCGACGGCTCTTGGGTAAAACCCGGAGAAACGTTTAGCGTTACTGTCGAAGGATTGGATCCAAATACCGTTAAAATGCAAATTCGGGGAAAGGATGCCATTCAATCTAGAAAATCCGGAACGGAATATTCGGTTAGAATCCCTGATTTCAAAACAAAGACCAGCTACCCTCCCTTCGTAATATCGGGAAAAACGCCGGACGGTCGAAAATCCGAGACTCAATTTTTATTCGTAAACCGGAAGGAATTTTCTAAGGATCCTGATTAA
- a CDS encoding DoxX family protein, translating to MLSLTQPIKNRISTILSILSAIIFLQTLFFKFTGAQESVEIFSSLGVEPWGRIWTGTFEFLIAILLLIPPLRFIGAMGGFFLMIGAVFSHLLFLGIVIHEDGGLLFGLALFTLVSCAVILSIEWDNRPPS from the coding sequence ATGTTGTCTCTTACTCAACCCATTAAGAATCGAATTTCGACAATTCTATCTATTTTATCTGCGATCATTTTCCTGCAGACTTTATTCTTCAAATTTACCGGTGCACAGGAATCCGTGGAAATTTTCTCCTCCCTTGGCGTGGAGCCTTGGGGAAGAATTTGGACCGGGACCTTTGAATTTCTAATCGCAATTTTATTATTGATTCCGCCGCTTCGATTTATCGGCGCAATGGGCGGTTTTTTTCTGATGATAGGAGCCGTTTTCTCTCATTTGCTCTTTTTAGGTATCGTGATTCATGAGGACGGCGGGCTTTTATTCGGTTTAGCGCTATTTACCCTTGTATCATGCGCGGTCATCTTAAGTATAGAATGGGATAATCGTCCTCCGTCCTGA
- a CDS encoding UDP-2,3-diacylglucosamine diphosphatase has translation MKFPRGKTYDGFFVSDIHYLLNKKIKSHKHKELFQLLDHLDRKEIKFHNVYLVGDIIESWFFSADRRLRRVKGKKRFNKLFDRLDRLASGKGRKYYIVGNHDTTSYLMRLSPNVETYLRERGWIICEKAEDEILIAVHGHQGQYNKFTWIGSIFVLRLLHVFASLFPGVFKFSETFYHKHLNRQDPTTTEETLAYYQRLAKFAHQGKKVLISGHTHDFLCLPKMNIINTGDWVKSNTFVIQELRKFIGIRMTARKEFKKEFRLKV, from the coding sequence ATGAAATTCCCCCGAGGAAAAACCTACGACGGATTTTTCGTCTCCGATATCCATTATCTCCTGAATAAAAAAATCAAGTCGCATAAACACAAAGAACTCTTTCAACTTTTGGATCATCTCGATCGGAAGGAAATCAAGTTTCACAATGTGTACTTAGTGGGTGACATTATCGAAAGTTGGTTTTTTAGCGCCGATCGTAGATTAAGACGGGTTAAAGGTAAAAAGAGATTTAATAAACTCTTCGATCGCTTGGATCGGCTCGCCAGCGGAAAAGGACGCAAATATTATATTGTCGGGAACCACGATACTACCTCTTATTTGATGCGTCTTTCCCCGAACGTGGAAACCTACTTGCGCGAGCGGGGTTGGATAATTTGCGAGAAAGCCGAGGATGAGATACTGATCGCCGTTCACGGACATCAAGGACAATATAATAAGTTTACATGGATAGGATCGATATTCGTTCTAAGGTTATTGCATGTCTTCGCTTCCTTGTTTCCCGGGGTATTTAAATTTTCGGAAACCTTCTATCATAAACACTTAAACCGCCAGGACCCGACGACTACCGAGGAAACTTTGGCATACTACCAGCGATTGGCTAAGTTCGCTCATCAGGGCAAGAAGGTGCTTATTTCCGGTCATACGCATGATTTCCTTTGCCTGCCTAAAATGAACATCATCAACACGGGGGATTGGGTTAAAAGTAATACCTTCGTAATACAGGAATTGCGTAAGTTTATAGGAATTCGAATGACCGCCAGAAAAGAATTCAAGAAGGAATTCCGTCTGAAAGTTTGA
- a CDS encoding SDR family oxidoreductase — protein sequence MKHAVITGGTEGIGKATVSGLADRGWAVTMVVRNPMKAEKTISEIRNRTGNENIDFVTSDLSSLANVASAATNLKKKIPKIDALINNAGVMSPERKISEDGYELNFAVNHLSHALLTEILLSNIKAASQGRVISVSSKLYRNAKPDPDDLSKEKSYGWMGAYSDSKLYNIFFTQDLADRMKGTQVTANALHPGVVNTELSRDLKGPLGFIFSGIKNLLFISPEKGAQTSIYLADAPGLETVSGQYFEDRKQVKLGGPALNSELREKIREETRKIISKFM from the coding sequence ATGAAACACGCGGTAATTACGGGCGGAACTGAAGGTATCGGCAAGGCAACTGTGAGCGGTTTAGCCGATCGGGGTTGGGCTGTCACGATGGTAGTTCGAAACCCAATGAAAGCGGAAAAGACGATTTCGGAAATTCGAAACAGAACGGGAAATGAGAACATCGATTTTGTGACAAGTGATCTTTCTTCTCTGGCAAATGTGGCGAGCGCAGCAACGAATTTAAAGAAGAAAATTCCTAAAATAGACGCATTAATCAACAATGCCGGAGTAATGTCTCCGGAAAGAAAAATTTCCGAGGACGGATACGAGCTTAATTTCGCGGTAAACCACTTGTCTCACGCATTATTAACCGAAATTCTTTTATCGAATATAAAAGCGGCGTCCCAAGGGCGGGTGATTTCGGTCAGTTCCAAATTATACAGGAATGCTAAACCGGATCCGGATGATCTCTCAAAGGAGAAATCCTACGGATGGATGGGAGCCTACTCCGATTCCAAGCTATATAACATTTTTTTTACACAGGATTTAGCCGACCGTATGAAAGGCACTCAGGTCACTGCAAATGCTCTGCATCCCGGAGTAGTGAACACGGAGCTATCCCGTGACTTAAAAGGTCCCCTAGGATTTATTTTTTCCGGAATTAAGAACCTTCTTTTTATCTCACCCGAAAAAGGCGCGCAGACCTCCATCTATTTGGCGGACGCACCGGGTCTAGAAACCGTTTCCGGACAGTATTTCGAAGATCGAAAACAAGTAAAGTTAGGCGGCCCGGCGCTCAACTCGGAACTTAGAGAGAAAATCCGGGAAGAAACCCGGAAAATTATTTCCAAGTTTATGTAA
- a CDS encoding YciI family protein, protein MRYQLLIYIDEKTSANVPMEEMGQISEAYKVYAEDLLKAGVMLGGDRLHPTASAATVRIQNGKKVTTHGPFAETKEQLGGYYLIECNNLDEAIDWASKCPAVHRGSVEVRPVFDMAPVK, encoded by the coding sequence ATGAGATACCAACTACTTATCTATATCGATGAGAAAACCAGCGCTAACGTACCTATGGAAGAAATGGGTCAAATATCCGAGGCATATAAGGTATATGCCGAAGACCTTCTTAAAGCCGGAGTTATGTTAGGCGGAGATAGACTGCATCCGACTGCGTCCGCTGCCACCGTAAGAATCCAAAACGGAAAGAAAGTGACTACACATGGCCCGTTTGCGGAAACAAAAGAGCAATTAGGCGGCTATTATTTAATCGAATGCAATAACTTGGACGAAGCGATCGACTGGGCATCTAAATGTCCGGCCGTCCACCGCGGTTCCGTAGAAGTCCGTCCTGTTTTTGATATGGCACCTGTGAAATAA
- a CDS encoding LB099 family protein, with translation MDYEKEKKKLLSAKTPEQYIEFSIKSKLEGPKKSSITTEWLNKSGYTIDDIKYARNRHPFWREKRNQGSYERNSRRLEHHNYYKSDEKIIWDESKLIRFYDLNQEGHADHELAKLFKTSIPAVNHIRRKFRFATILLELEKKKPTKAAVIKLSNHSESVLKRLIKEKGKK, from the coding sequence ATGGATTACGAAAAGGAAAAAAAGAAACTACTCTCGGCCAAAACACCGGAGCAATATATCGAATTTTCCATAAAATCAAAACTAGAAGGACCGAAGAAATCTAGTATTACCACAGAATGGTTGAATAAATCAGGTTATACAATAGATGACATAAAATACGCAAGAAATCGGCATCCGTTTTGGCGCGAGAAAAGAAACCAAGGATCTTATGAAAGAAATAGTCGGAGACTTGAGCATCATAATTACTATAAGTCCGATGAAAAGATCATCTGGGATGAAAGTAAGTTGATTCGATTTTACGATTTGAATCAAGAAGGACACGCCGACCACGAATTGGCAAAATTATTTAAAACTTCAATTCCAGCGGTGAATCATATCAGAAGAAAATTCAGATTCGCCACCATACTATTGGAGTTAGAAAAGAAAAAACCCACGAAGGCGGCCGTGATTAAACTGAGCAATCACTCGGAATCCGTCCTAAAACGTTTGATTAAAGAAAAAGGAAAGAAATAA